One segment of Apus apus isolate bApuApu2 chromosome 1, bApuApu2.pri.cur, whole genome shotgun sequence DNA contains the following:
- the LOC127380171 gene encoding olfactory receptor 51E2-like, with protein sequence MPSPNSSDLSPPSFILASLPGLESTHFWMPILLCFIYILAVTGNCAVLLVVKVEPSLHAPMYFFLCMLAAIDLALSTSTVPRVLSFYWFNTREISFSACLAQMFFIHALSAIESTVLLAMAVDRYVAICHPLRHPAILTNAATAKIGLVATARGVLFFLPLPLFLLPLPFCSSRALSHSFCLHQDVMNLACANTTPSMVYGLAAILLVMGLDALLICLSYLLILKAVLGLPAWKERLKVFSTCVAHICVVLVFYVPLIGLSVVHRFGKDLAPVVHVTMGHVYILVPAVLNPIIYGVRTKQIQRRILNLIHINNNRTAQ encoded by the coding sequence ATGCCCTCCCCCAACAGCTCTGACCTCAGCCCACCCTCCTTCATCCTGGCCAGCCTCCCGGGGCTGGAGAGCACCCATTTCTGGATGCCCATCCTGCTGTGCTTCATCTACATCCTGGCGGTCACCGGCAACTGCGCCGTGCTCTTGGTGGTGAAGGTGGAGCCCAGCCTGCACgcccccatgtacttcttcctctGCATGCTGGCTGCCATCGACCTGGCCTTGTCCACCTCCACCGTGCCACGTGTGCTCTCCTTCTACTGGTTCAACACCAGGGAGATCAGCTTCAGCGCCTGCCTGGCCCAGATGTTCTTCATCCACGCCCTCTCGGCCATCGAGTCCactgtcctgctggccatggcCGTGGACAGGTACGTGGCCATCTGCCACCCCCTGAGACACCCTGCCATCCTCACCAACGCTGCCACCGCCAAGATCGGGCTGGTGGCCACGGCCAGGGGGGTTCTCTtcttcctgcccctgcccttgttcctcctgccccttcccttctgcagctccCGGGCGCTGTCACACTCCTTCTGCCTGCACCAGGACGTGATGAACCTGGCCTGTGCCAACACCACCCCCAGCATGGTGTATGGCCTGGCTGCCATCCTGCTGGTCATGGGGCTGGACGCCCTCCTCATCTGCCTCTCCTACCTCCTCATCCTCAAGGCtgtcctggggctgccagccTGGAAGGAGAGGCTCAAGGTGTTCAGCACCTGTGTTGCCCACATCTGCGTGGTCCTGGTCTTCTACGTGCCCCTGATCGGGCTGTCTGTGGTGCACAGGTTTGGGAAGGACCTGGCTCCAGTGGTCCACGTCACCATGGGGCACGTCTACATCCTGGTGCCTGCTGTGCTCAACCCCATCATCTACGGGGTGAGGACCAAACAGATACAGAGGAGGATCCTGAATTTAATTCATATAAACAACAACAGGACTGCccagtga
- the LOC127394410 gene encoding olfactory receptor 52R1-like, which translates to MPPNSTTFSHPPYFLLVGIPGLEKEQFWVAFPFCIMYTIAVLGNITLLLVIRAERSLHQPMYLFLAMLAFTDLVLSTSTLPKMLGIFWLGHREIGFLPCLAQVFFIHTFTSVESGVLMAMALDRCLAVCRPLRHASLLPAPVVLALGGLVLLRGVLLVAPVCFLLHRLPFCQHQLIPHAYCEHMAVARLACGDTGANAAYGLFVALAVAGTDLALISVSYTMILRVVLSLPSTGARLKAFSTCASHLCLVLAFYVPALFTCFTHRFGQNIPPHVHIIVASLYLLAPPMLNPIVYGLRTKEIWHRVVLLFRRKGT; encoded by the coding sequence ATGCCTCCCAACTCCACCACCTTCTCCCACCCTCCCTATTTCCTCCTCGTGGGCATCCCCgggctggagaaggagcagtTCTGGGTCGCCTTCCCCTTCTGCATCATGTACACCATCGCTGTGCTGGGGAACATCACCCTTCTCCTGGTCATACGGGCAGAGAGGAGCCTGCACCAGCCCATGTACCTCTTCCTGGCCATGCTGGCCTTCACTGACCTGGTGCTCTCGACGTCCACGCTTCCCAAGATGCTGGGCATCTTCTGGCTGGGCCACAGGGAGATCGGcttcctcccctgcctggcGCAGGTGTTCTTCATCCACACCTTCACCTCGGTGGAGTCGGGCGTGCTGATGGCCATGGCCCTGGATCGCTGCCTGGCCGTCTGCCGCCCGCTGCGGCACGCCAGCCTCCTCCCCGCGCCCGTGGTGCTGGCCCTGGGGGGCCTGGTGCTGCTTCGGGGGGTCCTGCTGGTCGCCCCCGTCTGCTTCCTTCTGCACAGGCTGCCCttctgccagcaccagctcaTCCCCCACGCCTACTGCGAGCACATGGCCGTGGCCAGGCTGGCGTGCGGGGACACCGGGGCCAACGCGGCTTACGGGCTCTTTGTGGCCCTCGCGGTGGCAGGGACTGACCTGGCCCTGATCTCTGTGTCCTACACCATGATCCTGCGGGTGGTTCTGAGCCTGCCATCCACAGGGGCACGGCTGAAAGCCTTCAGCACTTGTGCATCCCACCTCTGCCTCGTCCTGGCCTTCTATGTCCCTGCCCTCTTCACCTGCTTCACCCACCGCTTTGGGCAGAACATCCCTCCCCACGTCCATATAATCGTGGCCAGTCTCTACCTGCTGGCACCCCCCATGCTGAACCCCATTGTTTACGGGCTGAGAACCAAGGAGATCTGGCACAGGGTGGTCCTTCTCTTCCGGCGGAAGGGAACCTGA